The genomic stretch CACAAATGACAGCGGTGGAAAAAACTCTGGGACGTACCGGTCTCAACTGAATTCTTTGTTACACGTTAGAGGTATTGTGTTTACGTTTTTAAGTTGCTTCATACTAATGGCTAATGTTACCTTACATGCTACAGTTTGTTGTAAAGCTACTGTATCATTGCCACAGTAGTGTCTGTTTTCTATAAATTAAGCCTGTCAAAGAGCATAAGATGATGTAGCCCGCTGAAAGACATCGATATAAACATGAAAAGGGCCATCAAGCAAATAAGCAGAAGCATTTAAGACACTGGCGTACACACAGTTCTGATCATATATCTGTTAAAATGTCTCACATGTAGTCCATAATGCTTCTGGCATCTCTCAGCACAGGATGGGCTCTTAGCAGCTGACAATCACGAAACATGTCACAGCAGTACATCTGAATGCTACCTGGTCACGTGACAAAAATCTATTGAAACCActgattgtttttgttgttatcgCAGTATAATTCGCTATGGGGCTCTGCAAGTGTCCAAAGAGGAAGGTGACCAACTTATTTTGCTTTGAGCACCgagtaaatgtgtgtgaacaTTGCCTGGTGTCAAACCATAACAAGGTTTGTGTGCTAatggattaaaataaataaataaataaataacagtaaaaaCTTCTCTAGAAGATATAAcgcataaatatttttttcttacagtgTATAGTTCAGTCATATCTGCAATGGCTTCAAGACAGCGACTACAATCCAAACTGTTCTCTTTGTGATACGCCATTGGCTGATCAAGACACTGTCAGACTGGTTTGCTATGGTGAGTAAAATCATACAGATTTCTATACCTTCTCTTTACCTTTTTAAACATATGGTTCTGTAGAAGACTTGTTTAGCAGAACTGTAACAATTATAAATTACTGTGATTAACCATCTTTTTCTCCCTGACAGATGTATTCCATTGGGCCTGTCTCAATAATCTGGCCTCTCGGTTGCCTCTCCACACGGCTCCAGCAGGATACCAGTGTCCCTCTTGTCAGGGTCCAGTATTTCCCCCATCTAACCTGGCCAGTCCTATTGCAGATGTGTTGAAAGAACAGCTATCATCTGTTAACTGGGCTAGAGCAGGTTTAGGTCTCCCGCTGGTAAGATTTGGTTACATCTctgttaaatattttaattggacatttatttatgtaaactGGAACTTCTGGCAGATTGAAGAGCCTCTTGTGGACCTGGAAGAAACCAAAGCTCCTGATGTAACCGATTATAATGATTGGTCAACATTTGATGGTGAGCTTAAAGGTTCAGTGTTAATTCAAATGTAAATTCTTGTTTCTTCTCGTttgattaaatatttataagtttttgttttctttgtgcgCAGCCCGGGAACAAAGTGAAACTTACCCAAGTCATTCCTATAACACCAGTCTTAGCTCTCCAACAAATACTATTTCTGCCACAGTGCAGGAAGAGCTTGGAGGTGCTCGGAAAAATGGAGAACCAACTATTCAAGATCACACCGTAGTAAACTTTAATACAGCCAGTGTTAATGACACCCTCACAATACATGCAGGTAATGGACTGTTTCATGCTCCCTTTATCATCACATGACCTGCTGTTATACCATAATTATAGCAGATGTTTTGATATTGTTTTAGCTTCATCACCAAGAAAGGTCTATGACACACGAGACACTGGCCACGGCTCTGTCACGCAGATTGACTTTGATGATGACAAGTACAGACGTAGACCAGCTCTGAGCTGGTTTGCACAAGTTCTCAAGTTAGTAATGGATATAATGGATATATAAAATGTTGCCAGGTGTTTCTGAACATGACTATTATTCTTTCTCTCAGGAACCGTACTGGAGGGAAACGTACAAGTCTGACGTGGAAGCAGCGGATGTTCATGTTTCTTTTGGTTGGAGTTCTGGGATTT from Periophthalmus magnuspinnatus isolate fPerMag1 chromosome 14, fPerMag1.2.pri, whole genome shotgun sequence encodes the following:
- the zfpl1 gene encoding zinc finger protein-like 1, with the protein product MGLCKCPKRKVTNLFCFEHRVNVCEHCLVSNHNKCIVQSYLQWLQDSDYNPNCSLCDTPLADQDTVRLVCYDVFHWACLNNLASRLPLHTAPAGYQCPSCQGPVFPPSNLASPIADVLKEQLSSVNWARAGLGLPLIEEPLVDLEETKAPDVTDYNDWSTFDAREQSETYPSHSYNTSLSSPTNTISATVQEELGGARKNGEPTIQDHTVVNFNTASVNDTLTIHAASSPRKVYDTRDTGHGSVTQIDFDDDKYRRRPALSWFAQVLKNRTGGKRTSLTWKQRMFMFLLVGVLGFFTLIIIMAKLGRASAGSDPNLDPLLNPNIRVGKY